A single Henriciella sp. AS95 DNA region contains:
- a CDS encoding isoaspartyl peptidase/L-asparaginase, protein MAKSWALAMHGGAGPLRPRDHAASETHMAGLLREGETMLARGEAALDVVQKLTMALEECGHHIAGRGSSPNAIGQWELDAAIMDGRTRNAGAVASLRGFKSPVTAARLIMDKTPHVLIVGKGAAMIARKHKLARVHSPKQYYKPAVKIPVKKGELAHGTVGVIALDVEGRLAAATSTGGLLGKTPGRVGDTPIIGAGIWADERVAVCCTGQGEYFLRTNAAADVSSRVRYGKQDLRSAAAGSLEDLNLLGGDGGMICMDVLGHVEMPFNAETMKRGVVTSAGRFDVATMR, encoded by the coding sequence GTCCGAAACGCATATGGCGGGCCTGCTGCGCGAGGGCGAAACCATGCTGGCGCGCGGCGAGGCGGCGCTGGATGTGGTGCAGAAGCTGACCATGGCGCTGGAAGAGTGCGGGCATCATATCGCCGGACGGGGGTCGTCTCCGAATGCGATCGGCCAGTGGGAGCTGGACGCCGCGATCATGGACGGGCGTACGCGCAACGCCGGGGCGGTGGCGTCGCTCCGGGGCTTCAAGAGCCCGGTGACGGCAGCGCGTCTGATCATGGACAAGACGCCCCACGTGCTGATCGTCGGCAAGGGCGCGGCGATGATTGCGCGCAAACACAAGCTCGCGCGGGTGCATAGCCCGAAGCAGTATTACAAGCCGGCGGTGAAAATCCCGGTGAAGAAGGGCGAGCTGGCGCATGGCACGGTTGGTGTCATCGCGCTGGATGTCGAGGGGCGGCTCGCGGCGGCGACGTCTACGGGCGGGCTGCTCGGCAAGACGCCGGGGCGCGTTGGCGATACGCCGATCATTGGCGCTGGCATCTGGGCTGATGAGCGGGTCGCTGTCTGCTGTACGGGGCAGGGCGAATATTTCCTGCGGACCAATGCGGCCGCTGATGTTTCCTCGCGTGTGCGCTATGGCAAGCAGGATCTGCGGTCGGCGGCGGCCGGGTCGCTGGAGGATCTCAACCTGCTGGGCGGGGATGGCGGGATGATCTGCATGGATGTGCTCGGTCATGTCGAAATGCCGTTCAACGCAGAGACGATGAAGCGCGGCGTGGTGACGAGTGCGGGCCGGTTCGACGTGGCGACGATGCGATGA
- a CDS encoding RNA methyltransferase, with protein sequence MRGYFAIGAEGISKPMNLGALMRTANAFGSSFVFSVGAADRVKLAYKADTSKTFESVPYYQWDTIDEMALPKGCQLVGIELTDDAVELPEFKHPKAAAYVLGRERGDLSAAMLAKCDHVVKIPTKFCINVSLAGALVMYDRVLSMGTFRDRPVMPGGPKG encoded by the coding sequence ATGCGGGGTTATTTCGCGATTGGGGCGGAGGGAATTTCCAAGCCGATGAACCTTGGCGCGCTGATGCGCACGGCGAATGCGTTCGGGTCGAGCTTTGTTTTTTCGGTCGGCGCGGCAGACCGCGTGAAGCTCGCCTACAAGGCGGACACGTCGAAGACGTTCGAGAGCGTGCCGTATTATCAGTGGGACACGATTGACGAGATGGCGCTGCCCAAGGGCTGCCAGCTGGTCGGCATCGAACTGACCGATGATGCTGTGGAGCTGCCGGAGTTCAAACATCCCAAGGCGGCGGCCTATGTGCTGGGGCGGGAACGGGGCGACCTGTCGGCTGCCATGCTGGCCAAGTGCGACCATGTCGTGAAGATCCCGACCAAGTTCTGCATCAATGTTAGCCTTGCCGGCGCGCTGGTGATGTATGACCGGGTGCTGTCCATGGGGACATTCCGGGACCGGCCCGTCATGCCGGGTGGGCCGAAGGGTTGA